In Ignisphaera sp., the genomic stretch TTTCTACTGGTGGAAGCTTTGGATTACACAACGCTTGGAAAGACGAGAGAAAAGATCTCGAGAATAGGTTTGGGTGCATGGCAGTTTAGTGAAGCTTGGGGTTTGACAGAATATGAAAAAGCCAAGAGTGTTATTGCCAAGGCTGTTGAACTTGGTGTAAACTTCTTTGATACAGCTATGGCATATGGGCTTGGCCTAAGCGAAAGTGTTTTGGGGAGGGCGCTAAGAGAGATTGGTGTTAAGAGGGATGAGGTGATTGTTACAACAAAAATAATGCCAGAGTTTCTAAACCCTGAGGATGTATTTAAGGCGGTTGACCACTCAATAAAGATTCTGGGCCTTGGATACATAGATGGTCTATTAGTTCATTGGCCACCCATTTGGCATAACTACCCAACTAGAATGTACGCAAAGTATCTGGAGAAACTTGTCTACATGGGTAAAGTTAGATACCTAGGCCTAAGCAACTACCCCGTAGAGCTTATTGAAAGCTTTAGATCAAGTCTATCAAGAGCCGATGTAGAGATCTTTCAATATAGATACAACCTGGTTGAGAGATGGGCCGAGGAAGAGATAATACCATACGCAGAAAAACATAATATAACATTACAAGCGTGGAGTCCAATAGCAAAAGGTGCTTTAACAGGGAAGTATACGCCTGAGAATCTACCCAAGTTCACAGATGTTAGAGCGAGAGAAGCTGTGTTTCATCCACAGAACTTTGAAAAGATATGGACGCTGGTGCAACTAATCAAAAAGATTGGGGACAAATATGGCAAGACACCAACACAAGTAGCATTGAACTGGCTCATAATGTCAAGCCCTGTTGTAGTCCCAATACCAGGGGCAAAAAGCCCTGAACAGGTAGTGGATCTCGTTGGATCTGTTGGCTGGAGGCTAAGTTTCGAAGACTGGGTTGCAATAGATGAACTTAGCAAAGCAATCAGAATAAGCTATTCCCTAAACTACACATTGCACACAATAAATTAAAGCAGGATTTTTGTAAATACATATA encodes the following:
- a CDS encoding aldo/keto reductase, whose amino-acid sequence is MDYTTLGKTREKISRIGLGAWQFSEAWGLTEYEKAKSVIAKAVELGVNFFDTAMAYGLGLSESVLGRALREIGVKRDEVIVTTKIMPEFLNPEDVFKAVDHSIKILGLGYIDGLLVHWPPIWHNYPTRMYAKYLEKLVYMGKVRYLGLSNYPVELIESFRSSLSRADVEIFQYRYNLVERWAEEEIIPYAEKHNITLQAWSPIAKGALTGKYTPENLPKFTDVRAREAVFHPQNFEKIWTLVQLIKKIGDKYGKTPTQVALNWLIMSSPVVVPIPGAKSPEQVVDLVGSVGWRLSFEDWVAIDELSKAIRISYSLNYTLHTIN